The Podospora pseudocomata strain CBS 415.72m chromosome 1 map unlocalized CBS415.72m_1, whole genome shotgun sequence genome has a segment encoding these proteins:
- a CDS encoding uncharacterized protein (EggNog:ENOG503NXCN; COG:S) — MATWSGQRTRLTMLLHIILFTSLSRAAKVMFTTGTDVDGVTRELAANRYPALYTGDYGDCMGGNSLFSISKFDAAYYADNMTIVLHMDGTSSLRNESLMMRIAVDAYGENRFDKIVNPCNLNIASLCPVLPDVPFRAWVEIRVGPQQIGGIPDIAYEIPDFEGTTRVQIFASSGQQEAGCFQAAMQNGKSLSHAYAIAPFMGLFTMVAIIASFSTAAYGISVPHMRMHHAHSLSVFIVFDTFQTIFFSGALSVKWPSILVAWWSNFAWSAGFIYAPPFVQSIHSFAGVQGNLGHVDGSGPMIINRGEHLVDKIYGRSLMTRGSFNATDPWRYEWGGDPVAPGLPLPGTWSGFPATLAAIGIPAADAFVFGLLWFLIAVALVMFAVIGVKILFEGLAKARLVKEDRLAYFRSYWVGFLGHALLRTLVIGFFMLMTLAIFQFKIRGSVGAIAVAAVVFFVVLMGVTSLVAYGVWCRTRHGTFTITKDRAVFYRSTWRVSIILETRIKEHNLEVKPILSIPVYRLRHNNHDDDYPTVHLDQLYVKRFAWLTARYRRTRWWFFAYYITYSFVRAAFIGGAGDVPLVQVYGVLALDIVNLAISAISKPFEGTRNTAMGVWILGLCKILTTGISIAFLPQLKVNRIITTALGVIIIVIQGFTTVALIILIILSALSSRLSLLRNQEEFTPRWLDKVRIRYFEKMQTKAQDRWKPPRGLVSKDDEIKGPTTPPSPHFSVTGVRRGSKIEDDFDGSTVYNSQQSLREKGSDQSLTEQPRGRHSQAGSARSWLSTGSLPRTGRASRMSWSSRECADPALLERPDSTLAKRLSGITFTVTPDDGSSMMTRDNARVSGESTTSHVRPQASYRSFRSQSTSRASSIHEKASTPTPTRETFGLPALTRPSTLPEAAEPDE, encoded by the exons ATGGCAACATGGAGTGGCCAACGGACACGCCTTACAATGCTCTTGCATATCATCCTATTCACGTCTCTGTCGAGGGCTGCTAAGGTCATGTTCACGACAGGGACagatgttgatggtgtgACACGAGAACTCGCTGCAAATCGGTATCCAGCTCTCTATACTGGTGATTATGGCGACTGCATGGGCGGAAACAGTCTATTCAGCATCAGCAAATTTGATGCTGCGTATTATGCCGACAACATGACGATAGTGCTTCATATGGACGGCACTAGCAGTTTGAGGAACGAGTCCCTGATGATGCGCATTGCTGTTGATGCATATGGCGAGAACCGATTTGATAAGATCGTGAATCCTTGCAACCTCAACATTGCTAG TCTATGTCCTGTTCTTCCTGATGTGCCATTCCGAGCCTGGGTAGAAATTCGTGTTGGCCCACAGCAGATAGGGGGCATACCTGACATTGCTTACGAGATACCCGATTTCGAAGGCACAACTCGAGTGCAAATCTTTGCCAGCTCTGGTCAACAAGAGGCTGGATGTTTCCAAGCTGCCATGCAGAACGGGAAGAGTCTTTCGCACGCGTATGCTATCGCGCCCTTCATGGGCCTTTTCACAATggtcgccatcatcgcctcATTTTCCACTGCGGCATACGGAATAAGCGTCCCTCACATGAGGATGCACCACGCTCATTCGCTCTCGGTCTTCATCGTATTCGATACCTTCCAGACAATATTCTTCTCGGGGGCACTTTCTGTCAAGTGGCCATCGATCCTCGTTGCATGGTGGTCAAACTTTGCCTGGTCCGCTGGCTTCATCTACGCGCCCCCTTTTGTCCAGTCGATCCACTCTTTTGCAGGCGTCCAGGGGAACCTGGGGCACGTCGATGGTTCCGGTCCTATGATTATCAACAGAGGAGAACATTTAGTTGACAAGATCTATGGGCGATCTCTGATGACCAGGGGCTCGTTCAACGCCACTGATCCTTGGCGGTATGAATGGGGTGGTGATCCAGTAGCCCCTGGGTTACCACTTCCAGGCACTTGGAGTGGCTTTCCTGCAACGCTGGCGGCAATTGGAATTCCAGCTGCCGATGCCTTTGTGTTCGGCTTGCTTTGGTTTCTGATAGCCGTCGCTTTGGTCATGTTTGCCGTCATTGGTGTCAAGATCTTGTTTGAGGGTCTCGCGAAAGCGAGGCTAGTCAAAGAGGATAGGCTTGCCTACTTTCGAAGCTACTGGGTCGGATTCCTCGGCCATGCTCTGTTACGAACACTGGTTATTGGGTTCTTCATGCTTATGACCCTGGCTATTTTCCAGTTCAAAATTCGGGGCTCTGTTGGCGCGATAGCAGTTGCGGCTGTGGTGTTCTTCGTtgttttgatgggggtgacGTCGCTAGTGGCGTATGGGGTCTGGTGTCGAACTCGACACGGTACTTTCACCATCACGAAGGACCGGGCTGTTTTCTACCGATCAACGTGGCGTGTTTCAATAATTTTGGAGACCAGGATAAAGGAGCACAACTTGGAGGTCAAGCCTATCCTCAGCATCCCAGTCTATCGCCTTCgacacaacaaccacgacgacgactacCCTACCGTCCATCTAGATCAGCTGTACGTTAAGAGATTTGCATGGCTCACAGCGCGCTACAGACGCACACGGTGGTGGTTCTTTGCTTACTACATTACATATTCATTTGTTCGAGCAGCTTTCAtaggaggagctggggacGTTCCTCTTGTGCAGGTTTACGGTGTACTGGCGCTTGACATAGTCAACCTTGCCATCAGCGCTATCTCAAAACCCTTCGAAGGAACTCGAAACACGGCTATGGGTGTCTGGATACTCGGCCTTTGCAAGATATTGACCACCGGCATCTCGATTGCTTTTCTTCCTCAGCTCAAAGTCAACCGTATTATCACCACTGCGCTCGGGGTAATCATCATTGTGATCCAGGGCTTCACTACCGTTGCCTTGATCATCTTGATTATCTTGAGCGCCCTTTCTTCGAGGCTTTCGCTACTACGGAATCAAGAAGAGTTCACGCCACGATGGCTCGACAAGGTTCGCATCCGTTATTTTGAAAAGATGCAGACAAAGGCACAAGACAGATGGAAACCCCCCAGGGGACTGGTCTCGAAGGATGATGAGATAAAAggaccaacaacaccgccatcgccaCACTTTTCCGTCACTGGTGTTCGACGTGGCTCTAAGATCGAAGATGACTTTGACGGCAGCACTGTATACAATTCGCAACAGTCGCTCCGTGAAAAAGGAAGCGACCAATCCTTGACCGAGCAGCCTCGTGGCCGTCACAGCCAGGCTGGTAGTGCCAGATCTTGGCTGAGTACGGGGAGTCTGCCTCGGACGGGTCGTGCGAGTCGCATGTCGTGGTCTTCAAGAGAGTGTGCGGATCCGGCTTTGCTAGAGCGGCCGGATAGTACTCTCGCCAAACGGTTGAGTGGAATCACTTTTACCGTTACACCAGACGATGGCAGTAGCATGATGACCAGGGACAATGCCAGGGTGTCGGGTGAATCGACCACCTCTCACGTCCGACCGCAAGCCAGCTACCGCAGCTTCAGGTCACAGTCCAcgtcgagggcgtcgagtATCCATGAGAAGGCCAGCACTCCGACACCGACCCGGGAGACGTTTGGGTTGCCGGCGCTCACTCGTCCATCGACATTGCCAGAGGCTGCGGAACCAGACGAGTAG
- a CDS encoding uncharacterized protein (EggNog:ENOG503NVIC; COG:E): MAEPRRENSGPVGPPLLDLTIDNITPNTIRINSQSDDQRLTYLLSRLVTHLHDFARETRLSTDEWMAGLEFLIACGKICSEVRNEFILLSDTLGLSLLLDNINHPKPAGATEGSVLGPFHTHDAPLLENGASMTSDPAGEPMLAVCTVRDTAGNPIEGIKIDIWETDSSGHYDVQHSDRNEPSERCVMLSDEEGRFWFKGLKPVSYPIPHDGPVGKLLERLGRHPWRPAHIHFMFEKEGWDKLITALYLKGDPYETSDAVFGVKKSLVIELGKVDKETAEKYGVEEGTWLLKHDFVLTTQKDTEKLRDDLAKEALAKLGLHNLKLVDHLPVPDLD; this comes from the exons ATGGCGGAACCGCGCAGAGAAAACTCCGGCCCTGTCGGCCcgccgcttttggacttgacGATTGACAACATCACGCCGAATACCATCAGGATTAACAGCCAGTCGGACGACCAGCGGTTGACGTATTTGCTGTCGAGACTGGTGACGCACCTGCATGACTTTGCGAGGGAGACGCGGCTGAGCACGGACGAGTGGATGGCCGGGCTGGAGTTTTTGATTGCTTGTGGGAAGATCTGCAGCGAGGTGCGGAAT GaattcatcctcctctccgacaccctcggcctctccctgctcctcgacaacatcaaccaccccaaacccGCCGGCGCAACCGAGGGCTCCGTCCTCGGCCCCTTCCACACCCACGATGCGCCCCTCCTCGAGAACGGCGCCTCGATGACCTCCGACCCGGCGGGTGAGCCGATGCTTGCCGTTTGTACCGTCAGAGACACGGCTGGGAACCCCATTGAGGGCATCAAGATTGATATCTGGGAGACGGACAGCAGCGGGCATTATGACGTCCAGCACAGCGACCGGAACGAGCCGAGCGAGAGGTGCGTCATGctgagtgatgaggagggccGGTTCTGGTTCAAGGGGTTGAAGCCGGTGAGCTACCCAATCCCGCATGATGGGCCGGTGGGGAAGCTGCtggagaggctggggagaCATCCGTGGAGGCCGGCGCATATTCACTTCatgtttgagaaggagggttGGGATAAGTTGATCAC GGCACTGTACCTTAAGGGTGACCCCTACGAGACCTCGGATGCCGTCTTTGGCGTCAAAAAGAGCCTCGTTATCGAGCTTGGCAAGGTAGACAAGGAGACAGCGGAGAAATATGGGGTCGAGGAAGGCACATGGCTGCTCAAACATGACTTTGTGCTCACCACGCAAAAGGACACAGAGAAGCTGAGAGACGACCTGGCCAAGGAGGCGTTGGCAAAGTTGGGCTTGCATAATCTCAAGCTGGTGGATCATCTGCCTGTGCCAGATCTAGATTAA
- the TRM44 gene encoding tRNA(Ser) Um(44) 2'-O-methyltransferase (EggNog:ENOG503NUA3; COG:S; BUSCO:EOG092614DJ), whose protein sequence is MAFRPEELALDTPPVIFEDASHSSGNTHTTPTKATWRPLYRHECAFGPPVFDSVMDNLIRNPNINSTWLFRADILHDAQDGPANPATPADEADSLAFVADIPSFVGFELQRHVIRKLIPRNTLRDKPLDQTCLIYKSNPGGEAVERTLVIYLPHVSTPSDMPFYHPVVKGIAFVHEWTPAESCGSISLSYLFFDEQDRTVDKLIRTAFQLLMVIHKHGKGRVQGYQKRVHHDVLLPQARVQDTYTKLKQKHARSLIKGWAEQTDPEKHIFEDICIAAFMIELWRDMYGEGPFPGFVDVGCGNGLLVHILNQEGFSGWGFDARSRTSWASYSTRVRSLSGEEQDSLRELVLLPTYVSRGGSGDGFDEQKAHDGVFPKGTFIISNHADELTPWTPILAAVSDCPFISIPCCSHDLSGKLFRASPPKDKTKADSTYSSFVGWVSEIAAECGWEVEQEMLRIPSTRNAAIVGRKRTGDISSVDVPALVHKYGGTAGYFDAVVRLMKQPPSTHEHEASDTGPSVGKKSKGKKPKQKQHKAG, encoded by the coding sequence ATGGCATTCAGGCCGGAAGAGTTGGCGCTTGACACACCACCCGTCATCTTCGAGGATGCCAGTcacagcagcggcaacacacacaccaccccaacaaagGCAACATGGCGACCCTTGTACCGCCACGAGTGTGCGTTTGGACCTCCGGTGTTTGACAGTGTCATGGACAACTTGATCCGAAATCCAAACATCAACTCGACATGGCTTTTCCGTGCGGATATCCTGCACGACGCACAGGATGGTCCCGCCAACCCGGCAACCCCAGCCGACGAGGCTGATAGCCTGGCCTTCGTGGCCGACATTCCCTCCTTTGTCGGGTTTGAGCTCCAGCGGCATGTCATCCGCAAGCTTATACCAAGAAACACCCTCAGAGACAAGCCTCTTGACCAGACATGCCTCATCTACAAGAGCAACCCTGGTGGGGAGGCTGTTGAGCGGACTCTCGTCATCTATCTCCCGCATGTATCCACGCCCTCGGATATGCCCTTCTACCACCCAGTAGTCAAGGGCATAGCATTTGTTCATGAATGGACGCCGGCAGAGTCCTGCGggtccatctccctctcctacCTCTTCTTTGACGAGCAGGACCGAACCGTTGACAAGCTCATACGGACCGCTTTCCAGCTGCTCATGGTCATTCACAAGCACGGCAAGGGCCGGGTTCAGGGCTATCAAAAGAGAGTCCATCACGATGTGTTGCTTCCTCAAGCGCGGGTGCAAGACACGTACACCAAGTTGAAACAAAAGCATGCGAGAAGTCTCATCAAGGGTTGGGCAGAGCAGACGGATCCCGAAAAACACATCTTTGAGGACATTTGTATCGCAGCTTTCATGATCGAGCTGTGGAGGGACATGTATGGCGAGGGACCGTTTCCTGGATTcgttgatgttggctgcgggAATGGACTGCTCGTCCACATTCTAAATCAAGAAGGGTTTTCCGGTTGGGGCTTCGATGCTAGGTCACGAACGTCGTGGGCGTCGTACAGCACCAGAGTCAGGTCTTTgtcgggggaggagcaaGATTCACTTCGTGAGCTGGTTTTGCTGCCGACATATGTCAGCAGAGGCGGGTCCGGTGATGGCTTTGACGAACAAAAGGCCCATGATGGCGTCTTTCCAAAAGGGACATTTATCATCTCCAACCACGCCGACGAGCTGACGCCTTGGACTCCTATCCTTGCGGCTGTCTCCGACTGTCCGTTCATTTCTATCCCTTGCTGCAGCCATGATCTCAGCGGAAAGCTGTTCCGAGCATCGCCACCAAAGgacaagaccaaggccgACTCGACTTACTCCTCGTTCGTGGGATGGGTGTCAGAGATAGCAGCTGAATGCGGCTGGGAGGTTGAGCAGGAAATGCTCCGGATCCCATCTACACGCAACGCAGCGATCGTTGGACGTAAGCGGACTGGAGATATCTCTTCGGTCGATGTCCCAGCCTTGGTGCACAAATACGGCGGCACCGCTGGTTACTTCGATGCTGTGGTTCGACTGATGAAGCAGCCACCGTCAACCCACGAGCACGAAGCCAGCGACACTGGCCCGTCGGTTGGGAAAAAGTCAAAGGGCAAAAAGCCgaaacaaaaacagcacAAAGCCGGTTGA
- the SUI1 gene encoding Eukaryotic translation initiation factor eIF-1 (EggNog:ENOG503P3DF; COG:J): protein MSTEIENLKTYDPFAEADEDSGKTKQTQEYIHIRIQQRNGRKTLTTVQGIPSKFDHKKILKVVKKEFACNGTIISDTEMGEVIQLQGDQRTKIKEFLTDKENGLGLDDKTIKVHGF, encoded by the exons ATGTCCACCGAAATCGAAAACCTCAAGACCTACG ATCCCTTCGCCGAAGCCGACGAGGACTCGGGCAAGACCAAACAGACTCAGGAGTATATCCATATCCGCATTCAGC AGCGTAATGGACGTAAGACTCTGACCACCGTTCAGGGTATTCCGAGCAAGTTCGACCACAAGAAGATTCTTAAGGTTGTCAAGAAAGAGTTCGCTTGCAATGGCACCATCATCAGTGACACCGAGATGGGCGAGGTGATCCAGCTCCAGGGTGATCAGCGtaccaagatcaaggagttCCTCACTGATAAGGAGAatggcctcggcctcgatgacaagaccatcaag GTGCACGGCTTCTAA
- a CDS encoding uncharacterized protein (EggNog:ENOG503P4RI; COG:S) gives MSNLAMPAAQQRRTAAAAAAADGAPGANSNTTTDYVTHVTGSTTTSPARSRAQTPRYVDNPPPYSSKTATTTAVSTAISTEPITHPSVTADHHHHHQLLRAVTQSSGPVAPSSGQTQSTSVLRPRVAVVLGISTPWQILLYISRLGSIVPGLWLGLPCVLRLVYMIFSILVTNHVVVGNGQHGFSFGRLSKPSSAVSCTSPPSAPTTEVPPTRIPTTGFDIPFETSLRITETLLATIWCVASSYLSFFFTDCLMSRWLLNYTPQATIVRLLAISALNGWCTWGVLYLTGGSEDPRLLLPGWIVISTTLTLLYHLTQRKINIRKETRASISAFSIASFTSMVALLAQLHSNRTDYPDIPLVTFLSQVWGVITGLALKIMEYGNVTRDL, from the exons ATGTCCAACCTCGCAATGCCAGCCGCGCAGCAGCGccgaacagcagcagcagcagcagcagcggatGGCGCACCAGGCGcaaacagcaacaccaccaccgactaTGTCACTCATGTCACCGGCTCGacgaccacctcccccgcccgcTCAAGGGCGCAAACTCCTCGATATGTCGACAACCCGCCTCCATACAGCAGCAAGACTGCGACAACCACGGCTGTCTCAACAGCCATATCAACCGAGCCCATAACCCACCCCTCCGTCACCGccgatcaccaccaccaccaccagctcctccgaGCCGTCACCCAATCCTCCGGCCCCGTTGCCCCCTCGTCCGGGCAAACCCAATCCACGTCCGTCCTCCGACCCCGCGTCGCCGTAGTCTTGGGCATCTCAACCCCATGGCAGATTCTCCTCTACATCAGCCGCCTCGGCTCGATCGTTCCGGGATTATGGCTCGGCCTACCATGCGTCCTCCGCCTCGTCTACATGATCTTCTCCATTCTGGTCACCAACCATGTCGTCGTTGGGAACGGACAGCACGGGTTCTCTTTTGGGAGGTTATCTaagccttcttctgccgtTTCCTgcacctcacccccttctgCCCCCACGACAGAGGTACCGCCAACGAGGATACCAACCACGGGGTTTGACATTCCCTTTGAGACCAGCCTGCGGATAACAGAAACGCTGCTCGCTACCATTTGG TGCGTAGCCTCCTCctacctctccttcttcttcaccgacTGCCTCATGTCCCGCTGGCTCCTGAACTAcaccccccaagccaccatcgtccgcctcctcgccatATCAGCCCTAAACGGCTGGTGCACATGGGGAGTCCTCTACCTAACCGGCGGCTCCGAGGATCCCCGTCTGCTGCTACCAGGCTGGATAGTGATATCTACT accctcaccctcctctacCACCTAACCCAACGCAAAATCAACATCCGCAAGGAAACCCGCGCCTCCATCTCAgccttctccatcgcctccttcacctccatggtcgccctcctcgcccagctgCACTCCAACCGCACCGACTATCCCGACATCCCGCTTGTCACTTTTCTGTCGCAGGTCTGGGGGGTCATCACGGGGCTGGCGCTGAAGATTATGGAGTATGGGAATGTGACGAGGGATCTTTAA
- a CDS encoding uncharacterized protein (EggNog:ENOG503P4A7): MASVSRSGLGVRGVLSSQASARISPRVVRVAPTCSFSTSAALARSVRRANRAPARDEIRSPSAQIAQQKLNQKVTSNAINVIFPGTFVRPPWDQWPKDFSSRFAFFRTWVTVKAREAATKFAMVHSSRPRFFKRAALKTSNPLAILTAKGLHRSMMEALASGDKDTIRKVCASKLALPLQATIDNRPKDKLMAWELVEYTKTWFYPTVLSHKLSPIEKSKDAPIIEQVVVAISSKQRRYQYVLGADGERKKLAGTEKEMDIIENIVIGCVVDPHTWQRDEWRIVGSMKATDPNEWKEEERLVKMVEHSEAMKR, from the exons ATGGCTTCAGTATCTAGGTCAGGACTCGGTGTCCGGGGGGTGTTGTCGTCACAGGCCTCCGCTAGGATATCACCACGCGTGGTACGCGTCGCGCCAACATGTTCCTTCAGTACATCCGCTGCACTCGCCAGAAGCGTCAGGAGAGCGAACAGGGCGCCGGCGCGCGACGAGATCCGTTCCCCCTCTGCTCAAATCGCCCAACAAAAACTCAATCAAAAGGTGACATCAAATGCCATCAATGTCATCTTTCCAG GCACCTTTGTCCGCCCTCCATGGGACCAATGGCCCAAGGACTTCTCGTCCAGATTCGCCTTCTTCCGGACCTGGGTCACTGTCAAGGCCAGAGAGGCGGCGACCAAGTTCGCCATGGTTCATTCCTCGAGGCCCCGGTTCTTCAAGCGTGCCGCTCTCAAAACCAGCAACCCGCTCGCGATTCTCACAGCAAAGGGCCTCCACCGCTCCATGATGGAAGCCCTCGCCAGCGGCGACAAGGACACAATCCGCAAGGTTTGCGCCAGCAAGCTTGCTCTGCCTCTGCAGGCTACCATCGACAATCGTCCCAAGGACAAGCTGATGGCatgggagctggtggagtATACCAAGACGTGGTTTTATCCTACTGTTCTTTCGCACAAGCTCTCTCCCATCGAGAAGAGCAAGGATGCGCCCATCATTGAgcaagtggtggtggccatttCTAGCAAGCAGCGTCGGTATCAGTATGTTCTCGGGGCTGATGGGGAGCgcaagaagctggctggaacagagaaggagatggataTTATTGAAAACATAGTCATTGGCTGTGTGGTTGACCCTCACACCTGGCAGCGTGATGAGTGGCGGATCGTTGGAAGCATGAAGGCGACGGACCCGAATGAgtggaaggaagaggaacgGCTGGTCAAGATGGTGGAGCATTCGGAGGCTATGAAGAGGTAG